The following proteins are co-located in the Syntrophobacterales bacterium genome:
- a CDS encoding DUF4384 domain-containing protein encodes MKLSFLLHPEFHSMLVIFIVLSFLSLSGSSALAETSIPLPDSENRSFIVGVKAGIIDGKTARKEASARLAKRGKQIAIEKIQARLAGKKGADLDFEFAKTPASPAKILKQEELSTPDSSKKPFLWIEAEGTFILKNPRTGKRPEAATLDRADFLDVRIWTDQREYKNAEKIVLYLQGNRDFQGKIIKIDPKGNVHQILPNNYRQLSFFEKGKRYLIPDEGDRYGLSAQPPFGTVRFVVYATSLPLSQVNLTAITGGIFKYRGSEKFFGRSVRHIIPSGEEQLAEFYEARWEIKTVPRK; translated from the coding sequence ATGAAACTTTCTTTTCTGCTTCACCCCGAATTCCATTCTATGCTTGTCATATTTATCGTCCTTTCATTCCTGAGCTTGTCTGGGTCATCAGCGTTGGCAGAAACCTCCATACCCCTGCCGGATTCCGAAAATCGCTCGTTTATCGTGGGGGTCAAGGCGGGAATCATTGATGGCAAAACCGCTCGCAAAGAGGCCTCCGCCCGACTGGCCAAACGGGGCAAACAGATCGCCATCGAAAAGATCCAGGCCCGTCTCGCCGGTAAAAAGGGCGCAGACCTCGACTTCGAATTCGCCAAGACGCCCGCCAGTCCAGCCAAGATATTGAAACAGGAAGAGCTGTCAACCCCGGACAGCAGCAAAAAACCATTTCTCTGGATTGAGGCGGAGGGGACATTTATCCTCAAGAACCCCAGGACAGGAAAACGCCCTGAAGCAGCGACACTCGACCGGGCAGATTTTCTCGATGTCCGCATTTGGACTGATCAGAGAGAATACAAAAATGCCGAAAAAATCGTCCTTTACCTGCAGGGAAATCGGGACTTTCAGGGGAAGATCATCAAGATCGACCCCAAAGGCAATGTCCACCAGATACTGCCCAATAATTACCGCCAACTGTCCTTTTTTGAAAAAGGCAAGCGCTACCTGATCCCCGACGAGGGCGATCGCTACGGATTGAGTGCGCAGCCCCCCTTCGGCACGGTTCGTTTTGTCGTTTATGCGACGTCTCTGCCGCTGAGCCAGGTAAACCTGACAGCCATAACCGGCGGCATTTTTAAATACAGGGGTTCGGAAAAGTTTTTCGGCAGAAGCGTAAGGCATATTATTCCCTCCGGCGAAGAACAGCTCGCCGAATTCTACGAGGCCCGGTGGGAGATAAAAACCGTACCCCGCAAATAG
- a CDS encoding D-alanine--D-alanine ligase translates to MTTSKDLSPTSKCRVGIVMGGLSSEKEVSLESGRNIFSKIDRRKYTPIAIFMDSCALLWELPVKLLMRNSTRDIGDDLKTEATPIPYESLKERVDVVCNGLHGKYGEDGCMQGLLELLKIPYTGSGVLSSAIGMDKYVSRQILAASGIDVPRTTPIREKQWRENSLDITEEIGRDIGFPCVVKPCREGCSTAVIKVVAAEGVAEAVENAFLWDSMVLAEEFISGTEVTCGILGVGNPEALMPSETIATEGILSLEDKFLYGQGENKTPPRLPDEQIEKIQETAVAAFRALDLKGYARIDMFVRKDGRVAVLEPNTLPGMTPSTVLFHQAAAVGITPAGLIDRIIEYAREVHTEKKGPL, encoded by the coding sequence ATGACCACAAGCAAGGATTTGTCGCCAACTTCTAAATGCCGGGTTGGAATCGTCATGGGCGGACTCTCCTCGGAAAAGGAGGTTTCGCTGGAAAGCGGGCGGAACATCTTCAGCAAGATTGACCGCCGCAAATATACGCCCATCGCCATATTTATGGACAGTTGCGCTCTTCTCTGGGAGCTTCCCGTAAAACTCCTGATGCGCAACAGCACACGCGATATCGGGGATGATTTAAAGACGGAAGCCACACCCATACCCTATGAATCACTGAAAGAGCGAGTGGATGTGGTCTGCAACGGGCTGCACGGTAAATACGGGGAGGACGGGTGCATGCAGGGGCTCCTCGAACTCCTCAAAATCCCCTATACCGGCTCCGGGGTTCTTTCTTCCGCAATCGGGATGGACAAGTACGTATCCCGGCAGATTCTCGCCGCAAGCGGGATCGACGTCCCGCGGACGACACCCATTCGGGAAAAACAATGGAGAGAAAATAGCCTCGATATTACAGAAGAGATAGGACGGGATATCGGCTTTCCCTGCGTTGTCAAACCCTGCCGTGAGGGATGCAGCACGGCGGTAATCAAGGTCGTTGCCGCAGAGGGGGTTGCCGAAGCGGTAGAAAATGCCTTCTTGTGGGACAGCATGGTCCTTGCCGAGGAATTCATCTCCGGGACGGAGGTTACCTGCGGGATTCTCGGCGTGGGAAATCCGGAGGCCCTCATGCCCTCAGAAACCATCGCTACCGAGGGAATCCTCTCCCTGGAAGACAAGTTTCTCTACGGGCAAGGGGAAAACAAGACCCCGCCCCGCCTCCCGGATGAGCAGATTGAAAAAATCCAGGAAACGGCTGTTGCCGCCTTTCGGGCTTTGGATTTAAAGGGATACGCCCGCATCGACATGTTCGTCCGAAAAGACGGACGGGTAGCAGTTCTCGAACCAAATACCCTTCCCGGGATGACCCCCTCCACCGTTCTTTTCCACCAGGCGGCGGCAGTCGGGATTACTCCGGCCGGGTTGATTGACCGGATTATCGAATACGCCAGGGAGGTACATACAGAAAAAAAAGGACCTTTATAA
- a CDS encoding DUF1446 domain-containing protein: MKKSFYTGLFALILIFVAAIPVNAFEIGARALYWFPSLDGEVKADNAGVVGTRLDLKDDLGVDNESFPSVEVFGGIGKHTISLAYTPIDYSGSKTLTTPINFNGKTFGATVDTDLELKMLDFQYRYRFLDVENVLAGFSLSAIGQIKYIDGLASIRDTTTAAKAEYTINVPIPMIGAGAHAGILAGLLEARAQLTGAFYSGNYLLEGLADLSLTPFPFVAINAGYKILHIKVDHNDVFLDSTFSGPYVGLTVSF, encoded by the coding sequence ATGAAAAAATCTTTTTACACAGGCCTGTTTGCTCTCATCCTGATTTTTGTCGCGGCGATACCGGTCAACGCCTTTGAAATAGGCGCCAGAGCCCTGTACTGGTTCCCTTCACTCGATGGGGAAGTTAAGGCCGACAACGCCGGAGTTGTTGGAACCAGGTTGGATTTGAAGGATGATCTCGGGGTGGACAACGAATCCTTCCCCAGTGTTGAGGTCTTCGGGGGAATCGGTAAACACACAATCAGCCTGGCATACACACCAATTGATTATTCAGGCTCAAAGACACTGACGACGCCGATAAACTTCAATGGCAAAACCTTTGGCGCAACGGTAGATACCGACCTTGAGCTGAAAATGCTCGATTTCCAATACCGCTACAGGTTTCTGGATGTTGAAAATGTTCTCGCCGGCTTTTCTCTTTCCGCTATCGGTCAGATAAAATACATCGACGGGCTGGCGAGTATCCGCGATACCACCACAGCTGCAAAAGCTGAATACACGATTAATGTCCCCATCCCGATGATCGGCGCCGGCGCCCATGCGGGGATTCTCGCCGGGCTGCTGGAGGCGCGGGCCCAGTTAACCGGCGCCTTCTATTCGGGAAATTATCTGTTAGAGGGACTGGCTGATTTATCCTTAACCCCCTTCCCGTTCGTCGCAATCAATGCCGGCTATAAAATATTGCACATAAAAGTCGATCACAACGACGTTTTTCTTGATTCCACGTTTTCCGGTCCTTACGTTGGCTTGACGGTGAGCTTCTGA
- the greA gene encoding transcription elongation factor GreA → MERMPITQSGFEMLKRELQNLKTVLIPQNTKDIEIARGHGDLSENADYSAAKERQSFLHGKVQELENNLAMSDVIKLKNKTYEKVVFGTTVAVEDTADGKEMVCRLVGPFESDIDKNKISVTSPIGRALIGKCVGDVVTVMAPGGAREFEILDISVEE, encoded by the coding sequence ATGGAGCGGATGCCGATTACCCAAAGTGGTTTTGAAATGTTGAAAAGGGAACTGCAAAATCTGAAGACGGTTTTGATCCCCCAGAATACAAAGGATATTGAAATCGCCAGAGGCCATGGCGATCTTTCGGAAAACGCCGATTATTCAGCGGCGAAGGAGAGGCAGTCCTTTCTGCACGGGAAGGTGCAGGAACTTGAAAATAATCTCGCCATGTCCGATGTGATCAAGCTTAAAAACAAGACGTATGAGAAGGTAGTTTTCGGCACCACCGTAGCCGTCGAGGATACCGCAGACGGCAAGGAAATGGTTTGTCGGCTGGTGGGGCCTTTTGAATCCGATATTGACAAGAACAAAATCTCCGTCACCTCTCCTATCGGCAGGGCGCTTATCGGGAAATGCGTTGGCGACGTGGTGACGGTAATGGCGCCGGGCGGCGCCCGCGAATTCGAGATACTGGATATTTCCGTCGAGGAGTAG
- a CDS encoding F0F1 ATP synthase subunit epsilon: MPTEMTLEIVTPEGIAFNGVVDEVTVPGTEGEFGVLKGHAPMLGSIGIGTLSILRDRKRIFYAVNTGYAKVSPSKVTLLLETAERADLIDRERAEKALQRAEQKLGQLSRDDIEFEKAQAALRRAIVRINTSGRS, from the coding sequence ATGCCAACTGAAATGACATTGGAAATTGTTACCCCGGAAGGAATAGCCTTTAACGGGGTGGTTGACGAGGTAACTGTTCCCGGCACGGAAGGCGAATTTGGAGTGCTCAAGGGACATGCCCCCATGCTTGGTTCGATCGGCATCGGAACGCTCAGCATTCTGAGGGATCGCAAAAGGATATTTTACGCAGTCAATACCGGCTATGCCAAGGTCTCGCCCTCCAAGGTTACCTTGCTCCTCGAAACGGCGGAAAGAGCCGATCTGATCGATCGGGAAAGGGCGGAGAAAGCCCTCCAGCGGGCAGAGCAGAAGCTTGGCCAGCTTTCCCGTGATGATATCGAGTTCGAAAAGGCCCAAGCCGCACTCAGAAGGGCAATCGTGCGAATAAACACCTCCGGCAGAAGCTGA
- the atpD gene encoding F0F1 ATP synthase subunit beta: MNIGKVVQVIGPVVDVAFEEGQLPSIMNAIAITNPTINDSEDNLIVEVAQHLGDNVVRCIAMDITDGLVRGMAAKDKGEPITVPVGSECLGRILNVVGRPVDSLGPVNAKASMPIHREAPLLVEQDTSVHLLETGIKVIDLLVPFPRGGKMGLFGGAGVGKTVVMMEMIHNIAMHHGGISVFGGVGERTREGNDLYREMMESGVIKQAALVYGQMTEPPGARARVALTAVTEAEYFRDIEGQDVLLFIDNIFRFTQAGSEVSALLGRMPSAVGYQPTLATDLGELQERITSTDKGSITAVECVYVPADDLTDPAPATTFSHLDGSVVLSRPIAELGIYPAVDPLDSTSRILDPTVLGAEHYNVARQVQITLQKYKDLQDIIAILGMDELSEEDKLTVNRARKVQRFLSQPFFVAAQFTGTEGKFVSIADTVRGFKEILEGKYDELPEQAFYMVGSIEEVMEKAKRLTAA; this comes from the coding sequence ATGAATATTGGAAAGGTTGTACAGGTTATCGGACCGGTTGTGGATGTGGCGTTTGAAGAGGGACAGCTTCCCAGTATCATGAACGCCATCGCCATTACCAACCCCACGATCAACGACAGCGAGGATAACCTGATTGTCGAGGTTGCCCAGCACTTGGGCGACAACGTCGTACGCTGCATCGCCATGGACATAACCGACGGGCTCGTCCGCGGCATGGCTGCCAAAGACAAGGGCGAACCGATCACCGTCCCGGTAGGCTCTGAATGCCTCGGCAGAATTCTGAATGTCGTAGGACGCCCGGTTGACAGCCTCGGACCGGTAAACGCGAAAGCATCCATGCCAATCCACCGGGAAGCTCCCCTGCTTGTCGAGCAGGACACCTCGGTTCACCTGCTGGAAACCGGGATAAAGGTCATCGACCTTCTTGTTCCGTTTCCCCGCGGCGGGAAAATGGGACTCTTCGGAGGCGCCGGCGTCGGCAAAACCGTCGTTATGATGGAGATGATCCATAACATCGCAATGCATCACGGCGGAATATCAGTTTTCGGCGGGGTAGGAGAACGCACCCGTGAGGGAAATGACCTCTACCGTGAAATGATGGAGTCCGGGGTTATCAAGCAGGCCGCCCTGGTCTATGGGCAGATGACCGAGCCCCCCGGCGCCCGCGCCCGGGTAGCCCTGACAGCCGTAACGGAGGCGGAGTATTTCCGGGATATCGAAGGACAGGACGTCCTCCTTTTCATTGACAACATCTTCCGTTTCACGCAGGCCGGCTCCGAGGTCTCGGCGCTCCTGGGCCGCATGCCTTCCGCCGTCGGCTATCAGCCGACCCTGGCCACCGACTTGGGAGAGCTGCAGGAGCGAATTACTTCGACGGACAAGGGCTCCATCACCGCCGTCGAATGCGTTTACGTACCCGCGGACGATCTCACCGACCCCGCGCCGGCCACCACCTTCAGCCACCTCGACGGCAGCGTCGTGCTCTCGCGGCCGATAGCGGAGCTGGGCATCTACCCGGCGGTTGATCCGCTGGATTCCACGTCCCGAATCCTGGATCCCACCGTTTTGGGCGCGGAACACTACAACGTGGCGCGCCAGGTGCAGATCACCTTGCAGAAATACAAAGACCTGCAGGATATTATTGCCATTCTCGGGATGGACGAACTGTCGGAAGAAGACAAGCTGACCGTCAACCGGGCCAGAAAGGTACAGCGGTTCCTCTCCCAGCCGTTCTTCGTCGCCGCCCAGTTTACCGGCACCGAAGGGAAATTTGTTTCCATCGCCGATACGGTTCGCGGCTTCAAGGAAATACTGGAAGGTAAATACGACGAACTGCCCGAACAGGCTTTCTACATGGTCGGCAGCATCGAAGAAGTTATGGAAAAGGCGAAAAGGCTTACAGCGGCGTAG
- the atpG gene encoding ATP synthase F1 subunit gamma produces MAALKDIKRKINAVQKTRQITRAMNMVAASKFKAAQMRMLNFRPYAASFMEMLGDLAGRVSVESNRLLAVREPKRIKAILMTSDRGLCGGFNNNLTKATERFVIEKQRLGLDVELIPVGRKGRDFFKKKFKINHARSDVFGKFDMNLAISIANDIIPPFIAEEYDELYLIYNEFINVSIQKPRVLKIFPIAPFAKKAETDIANEIDYIYEPAAKNILENLLPMYVHVLIYRALAETSAGENGARMAAMDNATRNCEEMVSGLTLKYNKARQAAITSELMDIVGGTEALAKA; encoded by the coding sequence ATGGCCGCACTTAAGGACATTAAACGGAAAATCAATGCCGTTCAAAAAACAAGACAGATAACTCGGGCAATGAACATGGTGGCTGCCTCCAAGTTCAAGGCGGCCCAGATGCGAATGCTGAACTTCCGCCCCTACGCTGCATCGTTCATGGAAATGCTCGGTGATCTGGCAGGAAGGGTCAGCGTCGAATCCAACCGGCTGCTGGCGGTAAGGGAACCGAAGCGGATCAAGGCCATTTTAATGACCTCCGACCGGGGTCTCTGCGGCGGGTTCAACAACAATCTGACCAAGGCCACGGAGCGGTTCGTGATTGAGAAGCAGCGGTTGGGGCTCGATGTAGAGCTTATTCCGGTAGGCCGGAAGGGCAGAGATTTCTTCAAGAAAAAGTTTAAGATAAACCACGCCCGTTCCGATGTTTTTGGCAAATTTGACATGAATCTGGCAATCAGCATCGCCAATGATATAATCCCGCCCTTTATTGCGGAAGAGTACGACGAGCTTTATCTGATCTATAATGAGTTCATCAATGTTTCCATTCAGAAGCCGAGGGTCTTGAAGATTTTCCCCATCGCCCCTTTTGCAAAAAAGGCAGAAACTGATATTGCCAACGAGATTGATTACATCTACGAACCGGCAGCGAAAAATATCCTGGAAAATCTTCTCCCGATGTATGTGCATGTCCTGATTTATCGAGCGCTCGCCGAAACATCGGCCGGGGAAAACGGGGCGCGGATGGCAGCGATGGATAACGCAACAAGAAATTGCGAGGAGATGGTAAGCGGCCTTACGCTTAAATACAACAAGGCGAGACAGGCGGCGATAACCTCCGAGCTTATGGATATTGTGGGCGGAACAGAGGCTCTGGCAAAAGCCTGA
- the atpA gene encoding F0F1 ATP synthase subunit alpha: MESIKAEEISEIISKQIKDYEKKLDVSETGTVLSVGDGIARVYGVENAMSMELLEFPGGILGMVLNLETDNVGVAVLGEISHIKEGDIVKRTGKIAQIPVGEALLGRVIDATGAPVDGKGPIEATEYSRIEMIAPGVVQRQPVNEPMYTGLKAIDAMTPIGRGQRELIIGDRQIGKTAICIDAIIRQKDTGVKCIYVAIGQKKSTVAQLVETLKKNDAMSYTCVVAACASDPATLQYISAYAGCSIGEYFRDRGQDALIIYDDLSKQAVAYRQISLLLRRPPGREAFPGDIFYNHSRLLERAARVSKELGGGSLTALPIIETQAGDVSAYIPTNVISITDGQVYLEPSLFFSGIRPAINVGLSVSRVGGAAQVKAMKQVAGTLKLDLAQYRELAAFAQFGSDLDKSTQAQLERGVRLVEILKQPQTAPMSLSQEVAILFAGTRGFLDKHPLDKLKSYEQQLLAFLEGKYKEIMQEIDDKQVISPELEKKLKAALTEFASVFSAD, translated from the coding sequence ATGGAAAGCATCAAGGCTGAAGAAATCAGCGAAATCATATCAAAACAAATAAAGGACTACGAAAAGAAGCTCGATGTCAGTGAAACGGGCACCGTGCTTTCGGTAGGCGATGGAATCGCCAGGGTTTATGGCGTGGAGAACGCCATGTCCATGGAGCTGCTCGAGTTCCCCGGGGGAATCCTCGGCATGGTTCTCAATCTGGAGACCGATAACGTCGGCGTGGCCGTTTTGGGTGAAATCTCCCATATCAAGGAGGGCGATATTGTCAAGCGCACCGGCAAGATCGCCCAGATTCCCGTCGGCGAAGCGCTTCTTGGTCGCGTGATCGATGCAACCGGCGCTCCCGTTGACGGCAAAGGACCCATTGAGGCAACCGAATACAGCCGAATCGAGATGATCGCCCCCGGGGTCGTGCAGCGCCAACCGGTTAACGAGCCCATGTACACCGGCCTGAAGGCGATCGATGCGATGACGCCAATCGGGCGCGGCCAGAGAGAGCTGATCATCGGGGATCGTCAGATCGGGAAAACGGCAATCTGCATCGATGCGATCATCCGCCAGAAGGACACAGGGGTCAAGTGCATTTATGTGGCAATCGGCCAGAAAAAATCGACCGTCGCCCAGTTGGTGGAGACGCTGAAAAAAAACGATGCGATGTCCTATACCTGCGTCGTCGCCGCCTGCGCCAGCGACCCGGCCACACTCCAGTATATTTCCGCTTATGCCGGCTGCAGCATCGGCGAGTACTTCCGCGACCGGGGGCAGGACGCCCTGATTATTTATGATGACTTGTCGAAACAGGCCGTCGCCTACCGCCAGATATCGCTTTTACTGCGGCGTCCTCCTGGTCGTGAGGCCTTTCCTGGGGATATTTTCTACAACCACTCCCGGCTGCTCGAGCGGGCGGCCCGGGTAAGCAAGGAGCTGGGCGGCGGCTCCCTTACCGCCCTGCCAATCATTGAAACCCAGGCCGGCGACGTCTCCGCCTACATCCCCACCAATGTTATTTCCATCACCGACGGTCAGGTCTATCTGGAGCCGTCACTGTTTTTTTCGGGCATCAGACCGGCGATCAATGTTGGGCTTTCCGTCTCCCGCGTCGGCGGCGCCGCTCAGGTAAAGGCGATGAAACAGGTCGCCGGCACTCTTAAACTCGATCTTGCCCAGTACCGGGAACTGGCGGCCTTCGCCCAATTCGGGTCTGACCTCGATAAATCGACACAGGCCCAGTTGGAGCGCGGTGTCCGGCTCGTGGAGATACTCAAGCAGCCGCAGACAGCGCCGATGTCCCTTTCCCAGGAGGTTGCGATTCTTTTTGCGGGAACACGCGGTTTTCTTGACAAGCACCCGCTCGACAAGCTCAAAAGCTACGAGCAGCAGTTGCTTGCCTTTTTGGAAGGAAAATACAAAGAGATCATGCAGGAAATTGACGACAAGCAGGTGATCAGCCCTGAGCTGGAGAAAAAGCTGAAAGCGGCCTTGACCGAGTTCGCTTCCGTCTTCTCCGCTGATTGA
- the atpH gene encoding ATP synthase F1 subunit delta, protein MINRNIARRYAKAFFKVAAEGKIYQECYDELVAFANIIKTDDNLYGFLTNPIFSLSDKKAVMEALIEKRNLANLSANFLKLLVDKRRIVLLPDIMDCYRDIMDKESGMVRVAVKTAFPLSPELSEKLRRGLETMTRGKVEMTILDEPELLGGIVVRIGNTYYDGSVRAQLNDIQNLLGEEI, encoded by the coding sequence TTGATCAATAGAAATATTGCCAGGCGTTATGCGAAAGCTTTTTTTAAAGTGGCCGCAGAAGGGAAAATATATCAGGAATGTTACGATGAACTCGTTGCCTTCGCCAATATTATCAAGACAGATGATAATCTCTATGGATTTCTGACCAATCCGATATTCTCCCTGTCCGATAAAAAAGCGGTCATGGAAGCACTGATAGAAAAAAGGAACCTTGCCAATCTGTCAGCCAACTTCCTGAAACTGCTGGTTGATAAGCGTCGTATCGTCCTGCTTCCCGACATCATGGACTGCTATCGGGACATTATGGATAAAGAGTCGGGAATGGTCAGAGTCGCCGTTAAAACCGCCTTTCCCCTTTCGCCGGAACTCTCCGAAAAACTGCGGAGGGGACTGGAGACGATGACCAGGGGCAAGGTCGAAATGACCATTTTAGATGAACCCGAGCTGCTGGGCGGCATAGTGGTTCGGATTGGCAACACCTATTATGACGGAAGCGTCCGAGCGCAATTGAACGACATCCAAAATCTCTTGGGGGAGGAGATATAG
- a CDS encoding ATP synthase F0 subunit B, which yields MGTGRAIEPGKNIHGKKLFAFTVISSLLLCTFLVSAACASGGGSEDTHAKLINFAWKALDFIVLAGIIYWLVGKKAKDFFAGRREKIGKGLADAASQLEEAQRKFREYEAKLDKATVEIDELTTMIREQGQAEKQRIIKEAHQIAEKIKEDARLRMEQEFKKARHQLRLEAVSYATEMAESLLRENIRVEDHEAMTRNYINNTVKAN from the coding sequence AAACTCTTTGCTTTCACAGTCATCTCTTCTTTACTCCTCTGCACGTTTCTTGTCTCTGCGGCCTGCGCCTCCGGGGGCGGGAGTGAAGACACGCACGCAAAGCTGATCAATTTCGCGTGGAAGGCCCTCGATTTTATTGTCCTTGCCGGCATTATCTACTGGCTGGTGGGTAAAAAGGCAAAGGACTTTTTCGCAGGACGCAGGGAAAAAATCGGAAAAGGGCTGGCGGATGCCGCATCCCAACTCGAAGAGGCACAAAGAAAATTCAGGGAATACGAAGCAAAGCTCGATAAGGCAACCGTTGAAATAGATGAATTAACCACGATGATTCGGGAACAGGGACAGGCCGAAAAACAGCGGATCATCAAGGAAGCCCATCAAATAGCCGAAAAAATTAAGGAAGATGCCCGCTTGCGCATGGAGCAGGAATTCAAGAAGGCACGGCATCAGCTCCGCCTCGAAGCGGTAAGCTATGCAACCGAGATGGCGGAATCGCTCCTTCGCGAAAATATCCGGGTTGAAGATCACGAAGCAATGACAAGAAATTATATAAATAATACCGTAAAAGCCAATTGA